Genomic DNA from Desulfosoma caldarium:
CTTTGCTGGGGTTGACATCCTGGGATGGGGCGTCAAGACGAGCATTTGGACAAGCCCATCAAAAGCGCTTTCCGTCGTTTCGGCCAAATACGCCCCCATTAAGGGACAAGTGGTCAAGGTGGAAGAACAGACCCTGACGGTGCGCACGGCCGACGGCAAAGAAAAAACGGTCAAGGTTCCAAATGCCGCCCAGTTCAAGGTAGGGGACCATTATGAAAAGAGCGGTGTTTCTGGCTTTACCGCGCTGATTTTGACTTTTGTGGCCATGTTTTTGATTACGGGCATCGGAGCCGCACTGCTTCGGTTAAACCTTCCGAAATTTCTTTTGGGGTTCGCCATCCTGTTTTGGCTGGCCTACGCATGCTGGTTCGCGGGACACTACGCCCACATCGCCGCCACCAAGAACCAATTTGGCCACTACGGCATTTCCTGGTCCCTCAGCATGACGGGTGAATTTGGATTCATCATCGCCTTGGTCGTCGGCTTGCTTATTGGCAACTTTCTTCCAGGAGTCGCGGAATACCTTCAAGAGGCGGCACGGCCTGAACTTTATATTAAGACGGCCATCGTCATCATGGGCGCGGGCCTTGGGCTGAAGGCGGCGGAATCCCTGAGTCTTGCAAGCAACATTATGTTTCGAGGCTTCTGCGCTATCGTGGAAGCCTACCTCATTTACTGGGCTTTGACCTATTTCATCGCCCGCCGTTATTTCAAATTCAGCCGGGAATGGTCTGCACCGCTGGCTTCGGGAATTTCCATCTGCGGTGTATCGGCAGCCATCGCCACCGGCGGAGCCATCAATGCGCGTCCGGTGGTTCCCATCATGGTCTCTTCGCTCATCGTGATTTTCGTCGCCGTGGAAATGGTCATCCTGCCCTTCATTGCCCAAGCCTTTCTCTATCATGATCCTCTGGTGGCCGGCGCGTGGATGGGCCTTGCGGTCAAATCCGACGGTGGGGCCGTGGCCAGCGGCGCCATCACCGACGCGCTCATTCGAGCCAAAGCGCTCAATGCCCTAGGCACAAAATTTGCCGAGGGCTGGATCACCATGACCACCACCACGGTAAAAATGTTCATTGACATCTTTATCGGCATTTGGGCCTTTATCTTGGCAGTGCTGTGGTGCAGCAAGATTGAATGCAAACCCGGTCAAAAGGTTCGTGCCATAGAAATCTGGCATCGCTTTCCCAAGTTCGTTTTGGGATATGCGGGAACGTTCTTTCTGCTTCTGCTCCTGTGCTGGCCGGCCTCTCGAACGGTGGGTGTCGTGAAGGCCAAGGTCGACAACCTGAACAAGGACGCAACCGCCATCACAACCCAACTGGCGTCCACGGAAGACGAAGCTGAAAAAACCGCTTTGCAACAGCGGCTCAGCCAAATCAAAGCCCAAATCGCCGACCTAAAAGCCACGGCGGCCGGCTCCGAAAAAACCCTCAAGACCGCTAAGGCCTCTGCCGCGGAGGGAAACGTCTTTCGCGTACTCTTTTTCGTGCTCACCTTTTTCAGCATCGGCTTGGTGTCCAATTTCAAGAAGCTTAAGCAGGAAGGCATCGGCAAGCTGGCGG
This window encodes:
- a CDS encoding putative sulfate exporter family transporter, with translation MEEQVSKKGLNEDWLALILGMVFFVLSLGVFAGVDILGWGVKTSIWTSPSKALSVVSAKYAPIKGQVVKVEEQTLTVRTADGKEKTVKVPNAAQFKVGDHYEKSGVSGFTALILTFVAMFLITGIGAALLRLNLPKFLLGFAILFWLAYACWFAGHYAHIAATKNQFGHYGISWSLSMTGEFGFIIALVVGLLIGNFLPGVAEYLQEAARPELYIKTAIVIMGAGLGLKAAESLSLASNIMFRGFCAIVEAYLIYWALTYFIARRYFKFSREWSAPLASGISICGVSAAIATGGAINARPVVPIMVSSLIVIFVAVEMVILPFIAQAFLYHDPLVAGAWMGLAVKSDGGAVASGAITDALIRAKALNALGTKFAEGWITMTTTTVKMFIDIFIGIWAFILAVLWCSKIECKPGQKVRAIEIWHRFPKFVLGYAGTFFLLLLLCWPASRTVGVVKAKVDNLNKDATAITTQLASTEDEAEKTALQQRLSQIKAQIADLKATAAGSEKTLKTAKASAAEGNVFRVLFFVLTFFSIGLVSNFKKLKQEGIGKLAAVYVICLFGFVIWIGLAISWLFFHGVLPPVLPA